In one window of Photorhabdus laumondii subsp. laumondii DNA:
- a CDS encoding trans-sulfuration enzyme family protein: MTKFDTKTVHAGYTPDHTGAVMPAIYATSTYAQSAPGQHTGYEYSRSGNPTRDALESAIAELENGSRGYAFSSGLAASSTVLELLDKDSHLVAVDDLYGGTYRLLEKVRSRTAGLRVTYVEANDISGLEAAIRPDTKMIWVETPTNPLLKLADLTAIAQIAQRHSIISVADNTFASPYLQRPVDLGFDIVVHSATKYLNGHSDVIAGLAVVGKNAELAEKLGFLQNSVGGVLDPFSSFLVLRGMRTLALRMQRHIDSASKIAHWLEQQPQIETVFYPGLASHPQHELAKRQMKGFGGMISVHLKGDDDYARRLIQELKLFTLAESLGGVESLISQPFSMTHASIPLEKRLASGITPQLVRISVGIEDAEDLIADLAQALEKAAQ, from the coding sequence ATGACCAAGTTCGATACTAAAACTGTTCACGCCGGCTACACACCAGATCACACGGGTGCGGTAATGCCGGCAATTTATGCAACATCAACTTACGCCCAATCAGCCCCCGGTCAACACACTGGTTATGAATATTCCCGTAGTGGCAACCCAACTCGTGATGCTCTGGAAAGCGCGATCGCCGAACTGGAAAACGGTAGCCGAGGCTACGCTTTTAGTTCAGGGCTCGCTGCCAGTTCCACGGTGCTAGAACTCTTGGATAAGGATAGCCATTTGGTGGCAGTCGATGATCTGTACGGTGGTACCTACCGGCTACTCGAAAAAGTACGTAGCCGCACCGCCGGTTTGCGTGTCACTTACGTGGAAGCCAATGATATTTCCGGCCTTGAAGCAGCCATTCGTCCCGATACAAAAATGATTTGGGTGGAGACTCCTACCAATCCGTTGCTGAAACTGGCCGATCTGACGGCTATCGCACAAATAGCGCAACGTCACAGTATTATTAGTGTTGCAGATAACACTTTCGCTTCACCATATCTCCAACGCCCAGTTGATTTGGGATTTGATATCGTCGTGCACTCCGCCACTAAATATTTAAACGGCCACTCTGATGTGATCGCAGGACTGGCCGTCGTCGGAAAAAATGCAGAACTAGCAGAAAAACTTGGTTTTCTGCAAAACTCTGTCGGTGGCGTGCTCGATCCCTTTAGTAGTTTCCTGGTGCTGCGCGGAATGCGGACACTTGCCCTACGTATGCAGCGCCACATTGATAGTGCATCAAAGATCGCACATTGGTTGGAGCAACAACCTCAGATCGAAACCGTTTTCTATCCCGGTCTCGCTTCCCATCCACAGCATGAATTGGCGAAGCGTCAAATGAAAGGCTTTGGTGGTATGATTTCTGTTCACTTAAAAGGTGATGATGATTATGCCCGCCGGTTAATTCAAGAGCTAAAACTATTTACCCTGGCAGAAAGTCTGGGCGGGGTGGAGAGCCTGATCAGCCAACCATTCAGTATGACTCACGCGTCTATTCCATTAGAAAAACGCCTTGCTTCTGGGATCACGCCACAGTTGGTACGCATTTCTGTGGGTATAGAGGATGCAGAGGATCTTATCGCCGATTTGGCTCAAGCGTTAGAAAAAGCCGCTCAATAA
- a CDS encoding pyridoxal-phosphate dependent enzyme, translating into MTTSRSVLDMIGNTPLLELTHLNTGPCQLFIKLENQNPGGSIKDRVALSMIEQAEEQGLLQSGGTIIEATAGNTGIGLALVAALKGYKLILVVPDKMSREKVFHLRALGTDVRLTRSDVSKGHPEYYQDYALRLAQEIPGAYYIDQFNNPANSAAHTTTTGPEIWQQMDHNVDAVVIGVGSGGTLGGLSHYFAQVSPETEFVLADPTGSILVDYIEHGKYGEAGSWQVEGIGEDFVPPLGNFSRVHHAYRVSDAEAFSSARDLLLKEGVLAGSSSGTLLAAALRYCRAQTTPKRVVTLACDSGNKYLSKMFNDYWMLEQGFQSRVQQHDLSDYITYRYQDGATVFISPEDTLKTAHTRMRLYEISQLPVLKEEQVVGIIDEWDLMHTVQADPRNFSLPVSHAMTHQVRTLDKNDSLQQLMATFDAGHVALIVDNGRFLGLVTRTDVLNAWRQQLN; encoded by the coding sequence ATGACCACATCACGCTCTGTTCTCGATATGATTGGTAATACCCCATTGCTGGAGTTAACGCATCTGAATACCGGTCCATGTCAATTATTTATTAAGCTGGAGAATCAAAATCCCGGCGGATCTATTAAAGATCGCGTTGCTCTTTCCATGATCGAGCAGGCGGAAGAACAAGGGTTACTTCAATCTGGTGGGACAATTATCGAAGCTACTGCTGGTAATACCGGCATCGGGTTGGCACTGGTCGCTGCCTTGAAAGGCTATAAATTGATTCTGGTTGTTCCAGATAAGATGAGCCGAGAGAAGGTGTTTCATCTGCGTGCTCTGGGTACCGATGTACGTCTTACTCGTTCTGATGTCAGCAAAGGTCATCCAGAGTACTATCAAGATTATGCCCTACGTCTGGCGCAAGAGATCCCCGGTGCTTATTATATCGATCAGTTCAATAATCCGGCTAATTCAGCAGCGCATACTACCACTACCGGACCGGAAATCTGGCAGCAAATGGACCACAATGTCGATGCCGTGGTGATCGGTGTCGGGTCCGGCGGTACGCTCGGCGGTTTGAGCCACTATTTCGCTCAAGTTTCGCCGGAAACTGAGTTTGTTCTGGCAGATCCAACTGGTTCTATCTTGGTAGACTATATCGAACACGGCAAATATGGTGAGGCCGGGAGTTGGCAGGTGGAAGGTATTGGCGAAGATTTTGTCCCTCCTCTGGGCAATTTCAGTCGAGTGCACCACGCATACCGTGTCAGTGATGCAGAAGCTTTCTCCAGTGCCCGTGATCTGTTGCTAAAGGAAGGTGTGCTGGCGGGTTCTTCCAGCGGAACCTTGCTCGCCGCCGCACTGCGCTACTGCCGTGCGCAAACCACCCCCAAACGTGTGGTTACGCTAGCGTGTGACAGCGGAAACAAGTATCTGTCAAAAATGTTTAACGATTATTGGATGCTGGAACAGGGATTCCAATCACGTGTGCAACAGCACGATCTCAGCGATTATATTACTTACCGCTATCAGGATGGCGCTACGGTTTTTATATCGCCAGAAGATACGTTAAAAACTGCACATACCCGAATGCGCTTGTATGAGATTTCTCAATTACCGGTGCTGAAAGAAGAGCAAGTCGTTGGCATTATCGACGAGTGGGATTTGATGCACACCGTGCAGGCTGATCCACGCAATTTTAGCCTGCCCGTTAGCCACGCCATGACTCATCAGGTGAGAACGCTGGATAAAAACGATTCTCTGCAACAATTGATGGCAACTTTCGACGCCGGACATGTGGCGCTGATCGTCGATAATGGCCGTTTTCTTGGGCTGGTAACTCGCACAGATGTGCTGAACGCATGGCGTCAGCAACTTAATTGA
- a CDS encoding phosphohydrolase, translated as MKANMLEERLREFLKHRLAHSNDNAHDIGHLIRVANNAKRIMEKEGGEPLIIIASSYLHDIVSLPKDHPEKKQSSKLAAQEAVKILSIEFPEFPKELYDAVEHAIITHSYSANLPAKTIEAKILQDADRLDALGAIGLARVFYIAGMLGQGLFHHDDPFALNRPLDDKSYTIDHFQTKLFKLPEKMNTTEGKKIAQLNAQYLVDFLSKLSSEIKGDLINTDEFIKDFFKEN; from the coding sequence ATGAAAGCCAATATGCTAGAAGAACGCTTGAGAGAATTTTTGAAACATCGACTCGCTCACTCTAATGATAATGCTCATGATATTGGGCATCTGATCCGTGTTGCAAATAACGCGAAAAGAATCATGGAGAAAGAAGGAGGTGAGCCTTTAATTATCATTGCCTCAAGTTACTTACATGACATTGTGTCATTACCAAAAGATCATCCAGAAAAAAAACAGTCTTCAAAACTTGCAGCACAGGAAGCCGTAAAAATTCTATCTATTGAATTTCCAGAGTTCCCAAAAGAACTTTATGATGCGGTAGAACACGCCATTATAACCCATAGCTACAGCGCAAACTTACCTGCCAAAACAATAGAAGCTAAAATACTCCAAGATGCAGACCGATTGGATGCATTAGGAGCTATTGGACTCGCCAGAGTATTTTATATAGCGGGTATGCTCGGTCAGGGGCTTTTTCATCATGATGATCCCTTTGCACTTAATCGCCCCTTGGATGACAAATCCTATACAATCGATCACTTTCAGACAAAGTTATTTAAACTCCCCGAAAAAATGAATACCACAGAGGGTAAGAAGATTGCACAATTGAATGCCCAATATTTGGTTGACTTTTTGAGCAAACTGTCGAGCGAAATTAAAGGTGATTTAATTAATACGGATGAATTTATAAAGGATTTTTTCAAGGAAAATTAA
- the deoB gene encoding phosphopentomutase: MKRTFIMVLDSFGIGASKDAEKFGDQGSNTLGHIAEACARGDADIGRKGPLYLPNLSRLGLGKATEESCGTFPAGLDKDADIIGAYAYASELSSGKDTPSGHWEIAGVPVLFDWGYFKDEENSFPQALLDKLVERANLPGYLGNCHSSGTVILDKLGEEHMKTGKPIFYTSADSVFQIACHEETFGLDRLYELCEIAREELTDGGYNIGRVIARPFVGDKAGNFQRTGNRHDLAVEPPAPTILKKLVDEKNGEVVSIGKIADIYANVGITQKVKATGIDALFDATLVEMEKAGDNTIVFTNFVDFDSSYGHRRDVPGYAAALELFDRRLPEMLKRVKNDDILILTADHGCDPTWSGTDHTREHIPVLIYGPKVQPGSLGHRETFADIGQTVAKYFELSPMEYGKSML; the protein is encoded by the coding sequence ATGAAACGTACATTCATCATGGTATTGGATTCTTTTGGCATTGGTGCCAGTAAAGATGCCGAAAAATTTGGTGATCAAGGATCTAACACCTTGGGGCACATTGCAGAAGCGTGTGCCCGTGGTGATGCGGATATCGGTCGCAAAGGGCCTCTGTATTTGCCGAACTTAAGCCGTTTAGGTTTGGGGAAAGCGACTGAGGAGTCCTGTGGAACTTTCCCTGCCGGCTTGGATAAAGACGCGGACATTATTGGTGCTTACGCTTACGCCAGTGAACTCTCTTCCGGTAAAGATACACCGTCAGGTCATTGGGAAATTGCCGGTGTCCCGGTGCTGTTTGACTGGGGTTACTTCAAAGATGAAGAAAACAGCTTTCCGCAGGCATTGTTGGATAAACTGGTAGAACGCGCAAATCTGCCAGGTTATCTCGGTAACTGCCACTCTTCTGGTACGGTTATTCTGGATAAACTGGGTGAAGAGCATATGAAAACGGGTAAACCGATTTTCTATACTTCTGCTGATTCGGTATTCCAGATTGCTTGCCACGAAGAGACATTCGGTTTAGATCGTCTGTATGAGCTATGTGAAATCGCCCGTGAAGAATTGACTGATGGCGGTTACAACATTGGCCGGGTGATTGCGCGTCCGTTTGTTGGAGACAAAGCGGGTAACTTCCAGCGTACCGGTAATCGCCATGATTTAGCGGTAGAGCCACCTGCTCCCACCATACTGAAAAAATTAGTCGATGAGAAAAATGGCGAAGTCGTTTCTATCGGTAAAATTGCCGATATCTATGCAAACGTCGGCATTACGCAAAAAGTGAAAGCGACCGGCATTGATGCATTGTTTGATGCAACGCTGGTGGAAATGGAAAAAGCGGGTGACAACACCATCGTATTCACTAACTTTGTCGATTTCGACTCTTCTTATGGTCATCGTCGTGATGTTCCGGGTTATGCGGCGGCATTGGAACTGTTTGACCGTCGTCTGCCTGAAATGCTGAAGCGGGTGAAAAATGATGACATTTTAATCCTGACCGCCGACCACGGTTGTGATCCAACCTGGTCTGGTACTGACCACACACGTGAGCACATTCCGGTGCTGATTTATGGACCAAAAGTGCAACCTGGTTCATTGGGTCACCGTGAAACTTTTGCTGATATTGGACAGACAGTCGCTAAATATTTTGAACTGTCGCCAATGGAATATGGCAAATCAATGCTCTGA
- the deoC gene encoding deoxyribose-phosphate aldolase — protein sequence MTDLTAAAQRALSLMDLTTLNDNDTDEKVTALCHQAKSLAGNTAAICIYPRFIPLARKVLREQGTPEIRIATVTNFPHGHDDIDIALAETQAAIAYGADEVDVVFPYRALMASNEQVGFEMVKACKVACAEADVLLKVIIETGELKEASLIRKASEISINAGADFIKTSTGKVPVNATLASAEIMMKVIHEMGVGETVGFKPAGGVRTAEEAAQYLALADHIMGDKWVDARHFRFGASSLLGNLLNTLGHQGQKQSSHY from the coding sequence ATGACCGATTTAACCGCAGCAGCGCAGCGTGCGCTGAGTTTGATGGATTTAACGACACTCAATGATAATGATACCGATGAAAAAGTGACGGCACTTTGTCATCAGGCGAAAAGCCTCGCGGGCAATACTGCGGCTATCTGTATCTACCCTCGTTTTATTCCTCTGGCACGTAAAGTATTACGTGAACAGGGCACACCTGAAATCCGCATTGCAACAGTGACAAACTTCCCACATGGTCATGACGATATTGACATCGCTTTAGCTGAAACCCAAGCGGCTATTGCTTATGGCGCTGATGAGGTCGATGTGGTTTTCCCATACCGTGCATTGATGGCCAGTAATGAACAAGTCGGTTTTGAGATGGTAAAAGCGTGTAAAGTCGCCTGTGCAGAAGCGGATGTGCTGCTAAAAGTTATTATTGAAACTGGTGAACTGAAAGAGGCATCTCTGATCCGTAAGGCATCTGAAATTTCAATCAACGCGGGTGCCGATTTTATCAAAACATCTACAGGTAAAGTGCCGGTTAACGCGACATTGGCAAGTGCTGAAATCATGATGAAGGTGATTCATGAGATGGGCGTGGGTGAAACGGTTGGCTTCAAACCGGCTGGTGGCGTGCGTACCGCTGAAGAGGCTGCACAATATCTGGCATTAGCTGATCATATCATGGGTGACAAATGGGTTGATGCCCGTCATTTTCGTTTTGGGGCTTCTAGCTTGTTAGGCAATTTGCTAAATACTCTGGGTCATCAGGGGCAAAAACAAAGCAGCCATTATTGA
- a CDS encoding GNAT family N-acetyltransferase, translated as MEKEIFIFREVNVEDANNLIVFFNDLDNTSEFMLLEPEERKTSVEEQADIIKGFGKDRQMLICEDSKNIVGFIVISRGVFNRNRHLGSIVLGVKKEYRNKGIARTLLNKAQDWSRKNGVSRLELTVAIKNTLAIKLYLSSGFIFSGIRTSSLFINGELTDEYYMTKGISETVIDNVTNNR; from the coding sequence ATGGAAAAAGAAATCTTTATTTTTAGAGAAGTTAACGTAGAAGATGCAAACAATCTCATTGTTTTTTTTAATGATTTGGATAACACATCGGAATTTATGTTGCTTGAGCCAGAAGAAAGAAAAACAAGCGTTGAAGAACAGGCGGATATAATAAAAGGATTCGGAAAAGACAGGCAAATGTTAATATGCGAAGATAGCAAAAACATTGTTGGCTTTATTGTTATATCTAGAGGGGTGTTCAATAGGAACAGGCATCTGGGTTCTATTGTTCTTGGAGTAAAAAAAGAATATAGAAATAAAGGCATAGCAAGAACCCTACTCAACAAAGCGCAAGATTGGTCACGGAAAAATGGAGTTAGTAGACTTGAATTAACCGTTGCAATAAAAAACACATTGGCAATAAAGCTGTATTTGTCATCAGGTTTTATTTTTTCTGGCATCAGAACTAGCTCACTATTTATAAATGGTGAACTGACAGATGAATACTATATGACTAAAGGAATATCTGAAACAGTAATAGACAATGTAACAAACAACCGGTGA
- a CDS encoding NupC/NupG family nucleoside CNT transporter: MSLVGMVVLILIAVLFSSNYRAIKLRTVLGAFLIQIAIGAFVLYVPAGKKILMGMSEGVSSVIQFGQQGMDFIFGGLVSPKMFELFGGGGFVFALRVLPIIVFFSSLIAVLYYIGVMQLVIKVLGGGLQKILGTSRTESLSATANIFVGQTEAPLVVRPYIATMTQSELFAVMSGGLASVAGSVLAGYASMGVPLEYLIAASFMAAPGGLLFAKLMVPETEKPRDTVDAMSLVAEEERPANIIDAAASGAASGMQLALNVGAMLLAFVALIALLNGILGGIGGWFNYPQLSLELVLGWVFAPIAYLIGVPWNEATVAGSFIGQKIVVNEFVAFMNFGAYLKPDDVVMAAGLQVLSDHTKAIISFALCGFANLASVAILLGGLGGMAPNRRGDVARLGMKAIIAGTLSNLMSATIAGFFLAL; this comes from the coding sequence ATGAGCTTGGTCGGGATGGTAGTGCTGATTTTGATCGCAGTACTCTTTTCCAGTAATTATCGCGCTATTAAACTCCGTACTGTCCTTGGTGCCTTTTTGATTCAGATCGCTATCGGTGCTTTTGTACTTTATGTTCCCGCAGGTAAGAAAATATTAATGGGTATGTCTGAGGGAGTTTCTAGTGTTATCCAGTTTGGTCAACAAGGAATGGATTTTATTTTTGGTGGATTAGTTTCCCCCAAAATGTTTGAACTGTTTGGTGGTGGGGGATTTGTTTTCGCCCTGCGTGTACTGCCTATTATTGTTTTCTTCTCTTCATTGATTGCTGTGTTGTACTACATTGGTGTTATGCAGCTAGTTATCAAAGTCTTGGGGGGGGGGCTGCAAAAGATTCTCGGAACTTCACGTACAGAATCTTTGTCTGCGACAGCGAATATTTTCGTGGGCCAAACTGAGGCACCACTGGTTGTTCGCCCTTATATTGCGACTATGACTCAATCTGAACTGTTTGCGGTAATGAGTGGTGGTCTGGCATCCGTTGCGGGTTCAGTACTGGCGGGTTATGCATCAATGGGTGTTCCTTTGGAATATCTGATTGCGGCTTCCTTTATGGCGGCACCAGGTGGCCTGTTGTTCGCGAAATTGATGGTGCCTGAAACTGAAAAGCCACGCGATACTGTTGATGCAATGTCACTGGTCGCTGAAGAGGAACGTCCTGCTAACATTATTGATGCAGCCGCCTCTGGTGCTGCTTCTGGTATGCAATTGGCATTGAACGTCGGGGCAATGTTATTGGCGTTTGTTGCCCTGATTGCATTGTTGAATGGTATTCTCGGTGGAATCGGTGGTTGGTTTAATTATCCACAACTTTCTCTTGAACTGGTGTTGGGGTGGGTCTTCGCGCCAATTGCTTACCTGATTGGTGTTCCGTGGAATGAAGCAACGGTAGCAGGTTCTTTCATCGGTCAAAAAATAGTTGTGAACGAATTTGTTGCTTTTATGAATTTCGGTGCCTATTTGAAACCGGATGATGTGGTTATGGCGGCGGGTTTGCAGGTTCTATCAGATCATACTAAAGCAATTATCTCCTTCGCATTGTGTGGCTTTGCTAACCTTGCTTCCGTTGCTATCCTGCTAGGGGGGCTGGGCGGTATGGCACCGAACCGCCGCGGAGATGTTGCTCGTTTGGGAATGAAAGCCATTATCGCGGGCACATTATCCAACTTAATGAGTGCAACTATCGCAGGCTTCTTCCTGGCTCTGTAA
- the deoD gene encoding purine-nucleoside phosphorylase, producing MATPHINAEMGDFADVVLMPGDPLRAKYIAETFLENVRQVNDVRGMLGFTGTYKGRPISVMGHGMGIPSCSIYAKELITDFGAKVLIRVGSCGSVRHDVKLRDVVIGMGACTDSKVNRIRFKDHDFAAIADFDLVRNAVDAAKAKNINVRVGNIFSVELFYTPDPQLFDIMEKYGILGVEMEAAGFYGVAAEYGAKALTICTVSDHIRTHEKLTAEERQTTFNEMIEIALESVLLGDK from the coding sequence ATGGCCACGCCTCATATTAATGCTGAGATGGGTGATTTTGCAGACGTTGTTCTGATGCCAGGCGATCCATTACGTGCGAAATATATTGCTGAAACTTTTCTGGAGAATGTGCGGCAGGTAAACGATGTACGCGGTATGTTGGGGTTTACTGGTACTTATAAAGGCCGCCCAATTTCTGTGATGGGGCATGGTATGGGTATTCCATCCTGCTCTATCTATGCGAAAGAGCTTATCACCGATTTCGGTGCTAAAGTTCTTATCCGTGTAGGTTCCTGTGGTTCAGTACGTCACGATGTTAAATTGCGTGATGTCGTTATTGGCATGGGGGCATGTACTGATTCCAAAGTTAACCGTATACGCTTTAAAGATCACGATTTTGCGGCGATTGCTGATTTCGATCTGGTCCGTAATGCTGTTGACGCGGCTAAAGCAAAAAACATCAATGTGCGTGTAGGTAACATCTTCTCGGTTGAACTGTTCTATACACCTGATCCACAACTGTTCGATATCATGGAAAAATATGGCATTTTGGGCGTAGAAATGGAAGCTGCGGGTTTTTACGGTGTTGCGGCTGAATATGGCGCAAAAGCACTGACTATCTGTACCGTTTCTGATCACATCCGCACTCATGAAAAACTGACCGCCGAGGAACGCCAGACGACTTTCAATGAAATGATTGAAATCGCACTGGAATCCGTTCTGTTGGGTGATAAATAA